One window of the Populus nigra chromosome 4, ddPopNigr1.1, whole genome shotgun sequence genome contains the following:
- the LOC133690713 gene encoding uncharacterized protein LOC133690713: MSAKGDSTEKLKGVQISSLDEDDEVEEVVEEEEEEGDDSEEEEEPVTLGFLEKTKNCWSLLRQVFPSKAGGVPAWLDPVNLPSGRSCVCDICEEPLQFLLQVYAPITEKESTFHRTLFVFMCPSMSCLHRDQHEQWKRSPEKPSRSVKVFRCQLPCSNPFYSSEPPRNDGTDKPSGSGVSLCNWCGTWKGDKVCSGCKRTKYCSHKHQVLHWHSGHKIDCQQLSLSVDSSSSKNGTTSAEIIKVVSNALWPEYEMINDDESEYDADMSDDNIPTHSLVSRNKMDNTMNSLLDIFEGNSDKKCWASFQQRIAKAPEQVLRYCRNASAKPLWPLSSGQPSKTDIPNCSYCGGPSDFEFQILPQLLYYFGVKNDADSLDWATIVVYTCKSSCEASMAYKEEFPWVQLYPTSAT; this comes from the exons ATGAGTGCGAAGGGAGACTCTACAGAAAAGCTCAAGGGAGTACAGATTTCCTCGCTTGATGAAGACGATGAGGTTGAAGAAGtcgttgaagaagaagaagaagaaggtgacgatagtgaagaagaagaagaaccagTAACACTAGGTTTCTTGGAAAAGACAAAGAATTGTTGGTCTCTTTTGCGGCAAGTATTTCCTAGCAAGGCTGGTGGCGTGCCG GCATGGCTGGATCCTGTTAATTTACCATCCGGAAGGTCTTGTGTTTGTGATATATGTGAAGAACCTTTACAGTTTTTGCTTCAg gTATATGCACCAATAACAGAGAAGGAATCAACATTTCATCGAACATTGTTTGTGTTCATGTGCCCTTCAATGTCCTGTCTTCATAGAGATCAACATGAGCAATGGAAGCGCAGTCCAGAAAAACCATCTCGAAG TGTGAAGGTTTTTCGTTGTCAATTACCTTGCTCTAATCCTTTTTACTCAAGTGAGCCTCCAAGAAACGATGGAACTGATAAACCGTCTGGATCTGGGG TTTCGCTTTGTAACTGGTGTGGTACCTGGAAAGGAGATAAAGTTTGTAGTGGTTGCAAAAGAACAAAATACTGCTCCCATAAACACCAG GTTTTGCACTGGCACTCAGGTCACAAAATTGATTGTCAACAGTTGAGCCTTTCGGTTGACTCAAGTTCCAGTAAGAATGGAACCACTTCGGCAGAGATCATTAAAG TTGTTAGCAATGCCTTGTGGCCAGAGTATGAGATGATAAATGATGATGAAAGTGAATATGATGCTGATATGTCTGATGATAACATACCCACTCATTCATTGGTGTCTAGGAACAAAATGGACAACACAATGAATTCGTTGTTGGACATTTTTGAG GGCAATAGTGACAAAAAGTGCTGGGCGTCTTTCCAACAGCGCATAGCCAAAGCGCCCGAACAAGTGTTAAG GTATTGTAGGAATGCTAGTGCAAAACCCCTATGGCCTCTGTCAAGTGGTCAGCCATCTAAGACTGACATCCCTAACTGCAGTTACTGTGGTGGTCCTTCAGATTTTGAGTTTCAG ATCTTACCTCAGCTACTTTACTACTTCGGTGTGAAGAATGATGCGGATTCTCTTGATTGGGCAACCATTGTCGTGTACACCTGCAAATCCTCTTGTGAGGCTAGCATGGCTTACAAAGAAGAATTTCCTTGGGTTCAGCTCTACCCAACATCTGCAACTTGA
- the LOC133692846 gene encoding fumarate hydratase 1, mitochondrial, translating to MAMYIVSRRLSTGSTTWRYGNWLRSYSTAFREERDTFGPISVPADKLWGAQTQRSLQNFDIGGDRERMPEPIIRAFGILKKCAAKVNMQYGLDPSIGKAIMQAAHEVAEGKLSDHFPLVVWQTGSGTQSNMNANEVIANRAAEILGHKRGEKFVHPNDHVNRSQSSNDTFPTVMHIAAATEINSRLIPKLKTLHLTLHSKSVEFKDIVKIGRTHTQDATPLTLGQEFSGYTTQVKYGIDRVMCTLPHMYQLAQGGTAVGTGLNTKKGFDVKIASAVAEETNLPFVTAENKFEALAAHDAFVETSGALNTVATSLMKIANDIRLLGSGPRCGLGELILPENEPGSSIMPGKVNPTQCEALTMVCAQVMGNHVAITVGGSNGHFELNVFKPMIASGLLHSIRLLGDASASFEKNCVRGIQANRERISKLLHESLMLVTSLNPKIGYDNAAAVAKLAHKEGSTLKEAALKLGMLTSEEFDTLVVPEKMIGPTD from the exons ATGGCGATGTATATCGTGTCACGGCGCCTCTCTACAGGATCCACGACTTGGCGATATGGAAACTGGTTGAGGTCTTATTCAACTGCCTTCAGAGAGGAGAGAGACACTTTTGGTCCCATTAGTGTCCCTGCTGATAA GCTATGGGGTGCTCAGACGCAAAGATCTTTGCAGAATTTTGATATAGGCGGCGATCGCGAGCGAATGCCCGAACCTATCATTCGAGCCTTTGGTATACTCAAGAAATGTGCTGCCAag GTGAATATGCAGTATGGGCTTGATCCTTCCATAGGGAAAGCGATAATGCAAGCTGCCCACGAGGTAGCTGAAGGGAAGCTAAGCGATCATTTTCCACTGGTTGTGTGGCAGACTGGCAGTGGTACTCAAAGTAACATGAATGCTAATGAG GTTATTGCCAATAGAGCAGCTGAGATCCTTGGGCATAAGCGTGGGGAAAAGTTTGTGCACCCTAATGACCATGTGAACAGATCACAATCTTCTAACGACACATTTCCAACT gtAATGCATATTGCAGCTGCAACGGAGATAAATTCAAGATTAATCCCAAAATTGAAAACTTTGCACTTGACACTCCATTCAAAG TCAGTTGAATTCAAAGATATTGTTAAAATTGGGCGCACGCACACTCAAGATGCAACACCATTGACACTTGGGCAAGAGTTTAGTGGCTACACGACACAA GTGAAGTATGGAATTGATCGTGTCATGTGCACGCTACCCCACATGTATCAG CTTGCACAAGGTGGAACTGCTGTGGGGACTGGATTAAACACAAAGAAAGG GTTTGATGTAAAGATAGCTTCAGCAGTGGCTGAGGAAACAAACCTGCCATTTGTCACAGCGGAAAACAAGTTTGAAGCTTTG gCTGCACATGATGCTTTTGTTGAAACTAGTGGAGCACTCAACACAGTTGCTACTTCTCTGATGAAGATTGCAAATGACATACGGTTATTAGGAAG TGGTCCACGATGTGGTCTTGGTGAACTCATTCTTCCTGAAAATGAGCCAGGAAGTAGTATAATGCCG ggaAAGGTTAATCCCACCCAATGTGAGGCTCTCACAATGGTCTGTGCTCAG GTTATGGGAAATCATGTTGCCATAACAGTTGGTGGATCAAATGGTCACTTTGAACTAAATGTATTCAAGCCAATGATCGCAAGTGGCCTCCTACAT TCAATAAGGTTGCTTGGTGATGCATCTGCTTCCTTTGAAAAGAACTGTGTGAGGGGTATTCAAGCCAATAGGGAAAGAATTTCGAAATTACTGCATGAG TCGCTGATGCTTGTCACATCATTGAACCCT AAAATTGGTTATGACAATGCTGCAGCAGTTGCCAAGCTGGCCCACAAGGAGGGAAGTACTCTGAAG GAAGCTGCACTAAAACTCGGAATGCTCACCAGTGAAGAATTTGATACACTCGTAGTCCCTGAAAAAATGATCGGGCCAACTGACTGA